Proteins from one Mesorhizobium sp. M9A.F.Ca.ET.002.03.1.2 genomic window:
- a CDS encoding GNAT family N-acetyltransferase has translation MAVGLNTDIVGDPTELIAFETSHVPGALKLSQEMGWPYRSEDWEFAARLGEGLVLERSGEVIGSAMWWNYGQAYASAGMIIVTRSAQGGGNGSRLFNALLEATEGRNVLLNSTEDGLTLYRQRGFTVWGTVLQHQGPLNVAVSAKACGDIRPATVSDLPAIQAFDERATGMPRGPMVAALAEVGDVVVIERSGRIAGYAIARKFGRGYVVGPVAAESAEDAQRLILDHLSKLHGQFVRIDVYAEHGLGDWLESLGLVRVGGATAMVKGRRPTPDGAARMYALANQSFG, from the coding sequence ATGGCCGTTGGACTCAACACTGACATTGTCGGCGATCCGACCGAGCTGATCGCGTTCGAGACCAGCCATGTGCCGGGCGCGCTGAAGCTGTCGCAGGAAATGGGCTGGCCTTACCGCAGCGAGGACTGGGAGTTTGCCGCCAGGTTGGGCGAGGGCCTTGTCCTCGAGCGTTCAGGCGAGGTGATCGGCTCGGCAATGTGGTGGAACTACGGGCAGGCCTATGCCTCGGCCGGGATGATCATCGTCACCCGCTCCGCGCAAGGCGGCGGCAATGGCTCGCGGCTCTTCAACGCGTTGCTTGAGGCGACGGAAGGTCGCAACGTGCTGCTCAATTCGACCGAAGATGGGCTGACGCTCTACAGGCAACGCGGCTTCACCGTTTGGGGCACCGTGCTCCAGCACCAAGGCCCGCTGAACGTCGCCGTGTCGGCGAAGGCCTGCGGCGACATCCGGCCTGCGACGGTTTCCGACCTTCCGGCGATCCAGGCTTTCGACGAACGGGCCACCGGCATGCCACGAGGGCCGATGGTGGCCGCGCTTGCCGAAGTGGGCGACGTGGTGGTGATAGAGCGCAGTGGAAGGATCGCGGGTTATGCCATCGCAAGGAAGTTTGGACGCGGCTACGTGGTCGGCCCTGTTGCCGCCGAAAGCGCCGAAGACGCGCAACGCCTGATCCTGGATCATCTTTCCAAGCTCCACGGCCAGTTCGTGCGCATCGACGTCTATGCCGAGCATGGATTGGGCGACTGGCTGGAAAGCCTGGGCCTTGTCAGGGTGGGCGGAGCCACCGCCATGGTCAAGGGGCGGCGGCCAACGCCCGATGGCGCGGCCCGCATGTATGCCTTGGCGAACCAGTCCTTCGGTTAG
- a CDS encoding glycine C-acetyltransferase, translating into MAMTLEDHIRELVSQMETEGLYKRERVITSMQSAEIAVAGGGRVLNFCANNYLSLADSEELREAAKATLDRYGFGMASVRFICGTQEEHKQLEERISRFLGMEDTILYSSCFDANAGLFETLLGEEDAIISDALNHASIIDGVRLSKAQRYRYANNDMKELEERLKEAADARFCLIATDGVFSMDGVIANLKGICDLAEKYDAMVMVDDSHAVGFVGEHGCGTPEYCGVEGRVGILTGTLGKALGGASGGYTSASRPIVEWLRQRSRPYLFSNTLMPAIAGASLKVLDMIEEGGELRRRLYDNAERFRAGMTKLGFTLAGADHPIIPVVIGDAALASKMADMLLERGIYVIGFSFPVVPKGQARIRTQMSAAHSAGDINRAVEAFGEVGRELGVIS; encoded by the coding sequence ATGGCGATGACCTTGGAAGACCACATTCGAGAACTTGTTTCACAGATGGAGACGGAGGGCCTCTACAAGAGGGAGCGCGTCATCACGTCGATGCAGTCGGCGGAGATTGCCGTTGCCGGTGGCGGCAGGGTGCTGAACTTCTGCGCCAACAACTATCTGAGCCTCGCCGACAGCGAGGAACTGCGCGAGGCGGCGAAGGCGACGCTCGACCGTTATGGCTTCGGCATGGCCTCGGTGCGTTTCATCTGCGGCACGCAGGAGGAGCACAAGCAGCTCGAGGAACGCATCTCGCGCTTTCTCGGCATGGAGGACACGATCCTCTATTCCTCCTGCTTCGACGCCAATGCCGGGCTGTTCGAGACGCTGCTCGGCGAAGAGGACGCCATCATCTCCGACGCTCTGAACCACGCCTCGATCATCGACGGGGTGCGGCTCTCCAAGGCTCAGCGCTATAGATATGCCAACAACGACATGAAGGAACTGGAGGAGCGGCTCAAGGAAGCGGCCGACGCGCGCTTCTGCCTGATTGCCACGGACGGCGTGTTTTCGATGGACGGCGTGATTGCCAACCTGAAAGGCATCTGCGACCTCGCGGAAAAATACGACGCGATGGTGATGGTGGACGACAGCCATGCCGTCGGCTTCGTCGGCGAGCATGGCTGCGGCACGCCGGAATATTGCGGCGTGGAAGGCCGGGTCGGCATCCTCACCGGTACGCTCGGCAAGGCGCTTGGCGGCGCCTCCGGCGGCTATACCAGCGCGAGCAGGCCGATCGTCGAATGGCTGCGCCAGCGCTCGCGGCCTTATCTCTTCTCCAACACGCTGATGCCCGCGATCGCGGGCGCGTCACTGAAGGTACTCGACATGATCGAAGAGGGCGGCGAGCTGCGCCGCCGGCTCTACGACAATGCCGAGCGCTTCCGCGCCGGCATGACCAAGCTCGGTTTCACGCTGGCCGGCGCCGACCATCCGATCATCCCGGTGGTGATCGGCGACGCCGCACTCGCTTCGAAAATGGCGGACATGCTTCTGGAGCGCGGCATCTATGTGATCGGTTTCTCCTTTCCGGTCGTTCCGAAGGGGCAGGCGCGCATCAGGACGCAAATGTCGGCCGCTCACTCTGCGGGCGATATCAACCGGGCGGTCGAAGCGTTCGGCGAGGTGGGACGCGAACTGGGAGTGATTTCCTGA
- a CDS encoding ornithine cyclodeaminase family protein, with amino-acid sequence MIYISEEESAALVTHELAFEAVRRALVAAASKQSLVFPAVLGRAREATNTFSIKSGSSDQLTGVKIGSFWSGNPARGLPRHNSTVVLLDQETGRLSAVIEAGKVNAYRTAAADAVAADLLARKQAKLLAIFGAGNQAGFEVTALARIRPIETVLIVASPSPRRDAFVDRIRDHGLTARAVPAEEAVRSADIVVTATPSRQPLFDATWVNPGTHIVSMGSDAPGKRELASELLSRASLFCDLPSQSLQIGEFQHVRESVEAGTLIVTPIGDVIEGRGPGRRSDEEITVFDSSGISLQDLYMAEALIRAKASHR; translated from the coding sequence ATGATCTACATCAGCGAAGAGGAGTCAGCCGCCCTGGTCACCCATGAACTGGCTTTCGAGGCCGTGCGGAGAGCTCTCGTTGCTGCCGCTTCGAAACAGAGCCTGGTCTTCCCTGCGGTTCTCGGGCGTGCACGGGAGGCGACCAATACCTTCTCAATCAAATCCGGTTCGTCGGACCAGCTAACCGGAGTCAAGATCGGCTCCTTCTGGTCGGGCAATCCCGCGCGCGGCCTGCCCCGCCACAACTCCACCGTCGTCCTGCTCGACCAGGAAACCGGACGACTCAGTGCGGTGATTGAGGCCGGTAAGGTTAACGCCTACAGGACGGCCGCCGCCGACGCGGTTGCGGCCGATCTTCTTGCACGGAAGCAAGCCAAGCTTCTGGCGATCTTCGGCGCAGGCAATCAGGCGGGTTTCGAGGTGACAGCCCTTGCTCGCATCCGCCCCATCGAGACCGTGTTGATCGTGGCCAGTCCCTCACCACGCCGCGACGCTTTCGTAGACCGGATCCGGGACCACGGCCTGACTGCACGCGCGGTACCGGCCGAAGAAGCCGTACGCTCGGCCGACATCGTGGTGACGGCGACACCCTCGCGCCAACCGCTGTTCGATGCGACGTGGGTGAACCCCGGGACTCATATCGTGAGCATGGGTTCGGATGCCCCGGGCAAGCGCGAATTGGCGAGCGAATTGTTGTCGAGGGCAAGCCTGTTCTGCGACCTGCCTTCCCAGTCCCTTCAAATCGGTGAGTTCCAGCATGTGCGCGAGTCGGTCGAAGCGGGCACACTCATCGTGACGCCAATCGGCGATGTGATCGAAGGCCGTGGGCCGGGACGCCGTTCCGACGAGGAGATCACCGTCTTCGACAGTTCCGGCATATCCCTACAGGATCTCTACATGGCCGAGGCGCTGATCCGCGCTAAGGCGTCCCACCGCTGA
- the ltaE gene encoding low-specificity L-threonine aldolase, which translates to MQSNAIRLDFRSDTVTRPTPQMRAAMAAAEVGDDVLGDDVTVQALEARVATMFGKEAGLLLPTGTMANLAAIMSHCQRGEEYLCASGAHTYLWEAGGAAVLGSVQPQPLPVRADGTIPIEDLHAAVKDDDPHFAITRLVTIENTFAGRVLPREHLAEVVEFARERKLATHLDGARLFNAAAALGIDVGYLAEGFDSVSLCLSKGLGAPLGSVLVGNATLIARGRRWRKMLGGGMRQAGIIAAAGLHALDHHVDRLVEDHANAQALADGFTGIEGLQVTPPQSNVVFVELAPELATQLSKALRELGIAASFWPGGRMRWVTHLDVDRVAVDEAIAAVREVAEAP; encoded by the coding sequence ATGCAATCCAATGCTATCCGCCTCGACTTCCGCTCCGATACGGTCACCCGCCCCACCCCACAAATGCGTGCGGCGATGGCGGCCGCCGAAGTGGGCGACGATGTGTTGGGCGATGATGTCACGGTCCAGGCGCTCGAGGCGCGCGTTGCCACGATGTTCGGCAAAGAAGCGGGACTCCTGCTGCCGACCGGCACTATGGCCAATCTCGCTGCCATCATGAGCCATTGCCAGCGCGGCGAGGAGTATCTCTGCGCGAGCGGAGCGCATACCTATCTGTGGGAAGCGGGGGGCGCTGCCGTCCTGGGCTCGGTCCAGCCGCAGCCTTTGCCGGTCCGGGCCGACGGCACTATCCCCATCGAGGATCTACACGCCGCGGTTAAGGATGACGATCCGCATTTTGCAATCACGCGTCTGGTCACGATAGAGAACACGTTCGCCGGGCGGGTATTGCCGCGAGAACATCTGGCCGAGGTCGTCGAATTTGCACGGGAGCGGAAGCTCGCCACTCACCTTGACGGTGCGCGCCTGTTCAACGCGGCAGCGGCGCTCGGCATTGATGTCGGGTACCTGGCAGAGGGCTTCGATAGCGTGTCGTTGTGCCTTTCAAAGGGGCTCGGGGCGCCGCTCGGATCAGTACTGGTTGGCAATGCCACATTGATCGCCCGTGGGCGCCGGTGGCGCAAGATGCTCGGCGGCGGAATGCGGCAGGCGGGAATAATCGCTGCGGCGGGGCTGCACGCGCTCGACCATCACGTCGACCGTCTGGTCGAGGATCACGCCAACGCTCAGGCACTCGCGGACGGCTTCACGGGTATCGAGGGATTGCAGGTGACGCCGCCGCAGTCCAACGTAGTGTTTGTCGAGCTCGCGCCCGAGCTGGCGACCCAGCTTTCAAAAGCGCTGCGTGAACTCGGCATCGCGGCGAGTTTCTGGCCGGGTGGACGGATGCGCTGGGTTACCCATCTCGACGTCGATCGTGTCGCCGTTGACGAGGCAATCGCAGCGGTGCGCGAGGTCGCGGAGGCGCCGTGA
- a CDS encoding four-carbon acid sugar kinase family protein — protein sequence MRTNRQYTIGILADDLTSAADGAGPFVERGLRAVVGRGCLPKEGATIVAVDSGSRSVAATQAAERAADLAAQLASRDVLYKTVDSTLRGHVTAELEAAFKASGRKMLVFGPAFPAAGRTTVRGVQLVDGVPVGETAYCRDPVHPARHSRLVDFVPDTVGNVVILDAATQDDLDTQIAALPEPQSILWVGSPGMAVALAKRLATVAGGSNATVAAHGDILVAIGSANPLSHRQADEIAAEAGVTLLRAPVWRADDPMSVLRDIAQDATGRLRDKRFDVVIATGGDTMEAILDGLNIRAFDILREFEPGFPLGRALLGDGRELLIAMKAGGFGDDDTLRRAIAQLRQNTIVREQALS from the coding sequence ATGCGAACCAATAGACAGTATACGATCGGCATCCTTGCCGACGACCTGACCAGCGCCGCGGACGGCGCCGGCCCGTTCGTCGAGCGGGGCTTGAGAGCCGTAGTCGGCCGGGGATGCCTGCCGAAGGAGGGGGCAACGATCGTCGCCGTCGATAGCGGATCTCGATCTGTTGCCGCGACGCAGGCTGCGGAACGCGCGGCGGACCTTGCCGCGCAACTCGCTTCGCGCGATGTCCTCTACAAAACCGTGGACTCCACGCTGCGGGGCCATGTGACGGCTGAGCTGGAGGCCGCTTTCAAGGCAAGCGGCCGCAAGATGCTTGTCTTTGGCCCGGCGTTCCCCGCTGCAGGACGCACGACCGTCAGAGGCGTTCAACTTGTGGATGGCGTACCGGTAGGCGAAACCGCCTACTGCCGCGACCCCGTTCATCCGGCGCGGCACTCGCGGCTGGTCGACTTTGTTCCTGACACCGTCGGCAACGTCGTCATCCTCGACGCCGCGACGCAGGACGATCTCGACACACAGATTGCCGCTCTGCCGGAACCGCAATCGATCCTTTGGGTGGGTTCTCCCGGCATGGCGGTGGCCTTGGCGAAACGCCTTGCGACGGTTGCGGGTGGATCGAATGCGACCGTGGCGGCTCATGGCGACATTCTAGTCGCAATCGGCAGCGCCAACCCGCTCAGCCATCGTCAGGCCGATGAGATCGCCGCGGAAGCTGGGGTCACCTTGCTGCGGGCTCCGGTCTGGCGCGCGGATGATCCCATGTCCGTGTTGCGTGACATCGCTCAGGATGCGACTGGACGACTGCGCGACAAGCGCTTCGATGTCGTGATCGCCACCGGCGGGGATACTATGGAAGCCATTCTCGACGGCCTGAATATCCGGGCGTTCGATATCCTGCGGGAGTTCGAGCCAGGCTTTCCGCTGGGTCGCGCCTTGCTCGGGGATGGGCGCGAGCTTCTTATCGCCATGAAGGCCGGTGGCTTCGGTGACGACGATACGCTTCGTCGTGCAATCGCCCAACTCCGCCAGAACACTATAGTACGAGAACAAGCATTGTCATGA
- the pdxA gene encoding 4-hydroxythreonine-4-phosphate dehydrogenase PdxA, whose product MTRAAPLAITMGDASGIGPEIVAKTLARGDERAVIFGSYLVMEDVVRRLGLDLTVRHIAGLGETRFEPRSIEVVEATQIRALPPLGTVNAISGQASFDAIVAAITAAKAGTISGIVTAPINKKAMGCAGIRYPGHTEILADYGGAKRVAMMLANDDIRTVLVTIHTSLRKAIDQADFDAQMSAIRLAHDGGKALGIAAPRVAVAGLNPHAGEGGLFGDEEIRIIRPAIEAARAEGIDASGPWPGDTVYMQARKGRFDVVVAQYHDQGLIPVKYLGLEKGVNITLGLPFVRTSPDHGTAFDIAGQGIADPTSLETALTYARRLVAAQTKTKEL is encoded by the coding sequence ATGACCCGAGCCGCTCCCCTTGCCATCACGATGGGTGATGCCTCCGGCATCGGCCCGGAGATCGTGGCGAAGACGTTGGCCAGAGGCGATGAGCGCGCGGTCATCTTCGGCAGCTACCTCGTGATGGAGGACGTCGTCCGTCGTCTGGGTCTCGACCTGACGGTCAGGCATATCGCCGGACTTGGAGAAACACGCTTCGAGCCGCGGTCCATCGAGGTGGTCGAGGCGACCCAGATCCGGGCGCTGCCGCCGCTTGGGACCGTCAACGCCATTTCCGGCCAGGCTTCCTTCGATGCAATTGTAGCCGCCATAACAGCGGCTAAGGCCGGCACCATCAGCGGCATCGTTACAGCACCGATTAACAAGAAAGCGATGGGATGCGCGGGCATTCGCTATCCCGGCCATACCGAGATTCTGGCCGACTATGGCGGCGCAAAGCGAGTTGCGATGATGCTGGCCAATGACGATATCCGCACGGTTCTCGTCACCATCCACACGTCGCTTCGCAAGGCTATCGACCAGGCGGATTTCGACGCGCAGATGTCGGCGATCCGGTTGGCCCATGACGGCGGCAAGGCCCTCGGGATTGCGGCACCACGCGTTGCAGTGGCAGGGCTCAATCCCCATGCCGGCGAAGGTGGTCTCTTCGGTGACGAAGAAATCCGGATCATCCGGCCAGCGATTGAGGCGGCGCGCGCCGAGGGCATCGATGCCAGCGGCCCATGGCCCGGCGACACGGTCTACATGCAGGCCCGCAAGGGTCGCTTCGATGTGGTCGTAGCCCAATATCACGACCAGGGCCTGATCCCGGTAAAATATCTCGGACTCGAGAAGGGCGTGAACATCACGCTGGGCCTGCCGTTCGTTCGCACGAGCCCCGACCACGGAACGGCATTCGATATCGCAGGTCAAGGCATCGCCGATCCCACCAGTCTGGAGACCGCGCTCACCTACGCCCGGCGGCTCGTCGCCGCGCAAACCAAGACCAAGGAACTTTAG
- a CDS encoding cupin domain-containing protein, translating to MGLRFIFMLTRNDRTVEDASKQLQTALKLGVRHIGFKDIGLPIEQLKSLNAAIKAGGATSYLEVVSLDRDSEIASARAATEIGVDVLLGGTRVDDVLPVIAGTDIQYCPFPGRIAGHPSVLEGSIAEIVDSARTLAARDGVHGLDLLAYRSKEDVPVLIKAVCAAVSKPVYVAGSIDTPARIGVVKDAGAAGFTIGTAALDGKYPAPEKDVSSQLAAILRDVAALNRHISPFHKKNLARSFEHFSDTWSPKVAGQVNNIQVKLAKFAGEFVWHFHPQEDELFFVHKGRLLMKFRDRDEIVEPGEFIVVPHGVEHCPVALDDTCEVMLLEPDSTVNTGSAKYARRVTELGRV from the coding sequence ATGGGCCTTCGCTTCATCTTCATGCTCACCCGCAACGACCGCACTGTCGAGGACGCGTCCAAACAACTCCAGACCGCCTTGAAGCTCGGCGTACGCCACATCGGCTTCAAGGATATCGGCCTGCCGATCGAGCAGTTGAAATCCCTCAACGCCGCCATCAAGGCGGGCGGGGCGACATCCTATCTGGAAGTCGTGTCGCTCGACCGCGACAGTGAGATCGCCTCTGCACGCGCCGCGACCGAGATTGGCGTGGATGTGTTGCTGGGAGGCACGCGCGTCGATGACGTCCTGCCGGTGATCGCCGGCACAGACATCCAGTATTGCCCCTTCCCGGGCCGTATCGCGGGCCACCCGAGCGTGCTGGAAGGCAGCATTGCCGAGATCGTCGACAGTGCCCGGACGCTCGCGGCACGCGATGGTGTGCATGGCCTGGACCTATTAGCCTACCGGTCCAAGGAAGACGTGCCAGTGCTGATCAAGGCAGTCTGTGCCGCAGTATCCAAGCCCGTCTATGTCGCCGGATCCATCGATACACCGGCGCGGATCGGCGTGGTCAAGGACGCTGGAGCCGCCGGTTTTACCATCGGCACCGCCGCGCTCGATGGCAAATACCCGGCGCCGGAAAAGGATGTGTCGAGCCAGCTCGCTGCGATCCTGCGCGACGTCGCCGCGCTCAACAGGCACATCTCGCCGTTCCACAAGAAGAATTTGGCGCGCTCCTTCGAGCATTTCTCGGATACCTGGTCGCCCAAGGTCGCAGGCCAGGTCAACAACATTCAGGTCAAGCTCGCCAAGTTCGCGGGCGAGTTCGTCTGGCACTTCCACCCGCAGGAGGACGAGCTGTTCTTCGTGCACAAGGGGCGCCTGCTCATGAAGTTCCGCGATCGCGACGAGATCGTCGAGCCGGGCGAATTCATCGTCGTGCCGCATGGCGTAGAGCATTGCCCAGTCGCCCTGGATGACACCTGCGAGGTCATGCTGCTTGAGCCGGACAGCACGGTGAACACCGGCTCGGCAAAGTATGCGCGCAGGGTGACCGAGCTCGGTCGGGTTTGA
- a CDS encoding FAD-binding oxidoreductase — MSPRVERIHSDERLPAEVDVVIVGGGILGSTAAYFLAKRGLSVALLEKGHVACEQSSRNWGWCRQQNRDRRELPLSVISMRLWDELTRDINRDLGFRRCGLVYATHDEAVLAGWERWREVAREYEVDTRVLSRAEVAERVPEARDKWVGGTYSDRDGKAEPALAAPAIADGARALGATIHQECAARALDLANGKIAGVHTEKGYIRTSAVLCAAGAWSSRFLRPLGISFPQASIRQTALRSTPTINIGEAVSTPYCTITRRLDGSYTLAISGKANLEITPQAIRYSREFMPQFLRRLKNVRLGIGQSFVSGPDSLPALLTSDDRIFEKNRVLDPPPLKWLVGQVVESVRKTFPQLGDIEIDSAWGGFVDCTPDAVPVVSQVDGVKGLVLAAGCSGHGFGLGPGLGHLAAELVVNDTPCVDPTPFRLSRLVDGSKLDIAAI; from the coding sequence ATGTCGCCCCGAGTCGAACGCATTCACAGCGATGAGCGTCTTCCGGCCGAGGTCGACGTCGTCATCGTCGGCGGCGGCATCCTCGGCTCTACGGCCGCCTATTTCCTGGCGAAGCGTGGCCTCTCTGTGGCTCTGCTCGAGAAGGGCCACGTCGCCTGTGAACAATCGAGCCGAAACTGGGGTTGGTGCCGCCAGCAGAACCGCGATCGGCGCGAACTGCCGCTCTCGGTGATCTCCATGCGACTGTGGGACGAGCTCACGCGCGATATCAATCGGGACCTTGGATTTCGACGGTGCGGTCTCGTCTATGCGACTCACGACGAGGCTGTGCTCGCCGGCTGGGAAAGGTGGCGCGAGGTCGCCAGGGAGTACGAGGTCGACACCCGCGTGCTGAGCCGGGCGGAGGTGGCCGAACGCGTCCCCGAAGCGCGCGACAAATGGGTCGGCGGGACCTATTCGGACCGGGACGGTAAGGCCGAACCTGCGCTCGCCGCGCCGGCTATCGCCGATGGGGCCAGAGCTCTGGGCGCCACGATCCACCAGGAATGCGCCGCGCGGGCGCTCGACTTGGCCAATGGCAAGATTGCGGGCGTGCACACGGAGAAGGGCTACATCAGAACCAGCGCGGTGCTGTGCGCCGCTGGCGCCTGGTCCTCGCGCTTCCTGAGGCCGCTCGGGATCAGTTTCCCCCAAGCGAGCATCCGGCAGACCGCGCTGCGTTCCACCCCGACAATCAATATAGGCGAGGCGGTCTCCACACCCTACTGCACGATCACGCGCCGACTGGACGGCAGCTATACGCTTGCGATCAGCGGCAAGGCGAACCTCGAAATCACGCCCCAGGCTATCCGGTATAGCCGGGAATTCATGCCGCAATTCTTGCGTCGCCTGAAGAACGTCAGGCTCGGCATCGGCCAATCGTTCGTTTCGGGGCCGGATTCATTGCCGGCGCTCCTGACCAGTGACGATCGGATATTCGAAAAGAATCGCGTGCTGGACCCTCCACCCTTGAAATGGCTGGTAGGCCAAGTGGTGGAGAGTGTCCGGAAAACCTTCCCTCAACTCGGCGATATAGAGATCGATAGCGCCTGGGGCGGCTTCGTCGATTGCACGCCGGACGCAGTGCCTGTGGTGTCGCAGGTGGACGGGGTGAAAGGCCTCGTCCTCGCGGCGGGCTGCTCGGGCCACGGCTTCGGTTTGGGTCCGGGGCTTGGCCATCTGGCCGCAGAGCTCGTCGTAAACGACACGCCTTGCGTCGATCCTACACCGTTCCGCCTGTCGCGTCTGGTCGACGGTTCGAAGCTGGACATCGCCGCTATCTGA
- a CDS encoding LysR family transcriptional regulator: MKRSDIPSLDDLRAFEATARLGSVRLAADRLALTHGAISRRITKLSEDLGFKLFEKSGRGLRLTPAGETLNLTLGRFFTELATTVESLRTANARQNALVLSCEPSVAMRWLIPRLANFQSAHPDIALHLSVGGGPVEFRRDRIDIAIRRLDFALPDAWHVQRLFPEKMGPVMSPHLAPAFASGEYIALGSKTRPGAWLHWLSLHPSVPRPTEIRFYDHHFLIVEAASAGLGVALSPMVLATDDIDRERLIAPAGFDPDGTHYGLIWIGEPELSGKVHDLARWLEAECKISFG; this comes from the coding sequence ATGAAGCGGTCCGACATACCCTCGCTGGATGATCTTCGAGCGTTCGAGGCGACGGCTCGTCTCGGCTCGGTCCGGCTGGCCGCGGACAGGCTCGCCTTGACCCATGGGGCCATCAGCCGTCGGATTACCAAGCTGTCCGAAGATCTTGGATTCAAGCTTTTCGAGAAAAGTGGCCGGGGCCTGCGGCTCACGCCGGCTGGAGAGACCCTCAACCTCACGCTTGGCCGGTTCTTCACGGAACTGGCGACAACCGTCGAAAGCCTCCGGACCGCCAACGCTCGGCAAAACGCTCTGGTTCTCTCCTGCGAACCCTCGGTCGCGATGCGTTGGCTCATTCCGCGACTGGCGAACTTCCAGAGCGCGCATCCCGATATCGCCTTGCATCTGTCAGTGGGCGGCGGTCCCGTCGAGTTCCGTCGCGACCGGATAGATATCGCCATTCGCCGGCTCGACTTCGCGCTGCCCGACGCCTGGCATGTCCAGCGCCTTTTTCCTGAAAAGATGGGGCCGGTCATGAGCCCTCACCTCGCGCCGGCGTTTGCCTCGGGGGAGTATATCGCGCTGGGTTCAAAGACCCGGCCGGGCGCGTGGTTGCACTGGCTTTCCCTCCACCCCTCGGTGCCGCGCCCCACGGAAATCCGCTTCTACGACCATCACTTTCTGATCGTTGAAGCCGCATCGGCGGGGTTGGGCGTTGCCCTGAGTCCCATGGTCCTTGCAACCGACGACATAGATAGAGAGCGGCTCATCGCACCGGCCGGTTTCGATCCCGACGGGACCCACTACGGGCTCATATGGATAGGAGAACCTGAACTGTCTGGGAAAGTTCACGATCTTGCTCGATGGCTGGAAGCAGAATGCAAGATTTCGTTTGGCTGA
- the tdh gene encoding L-threonine 3-dehydrogenase, protein MSNMMRALVKARPEPGIWLERVPIPEIGPNDVLIKVKKTAICGTDVHIYNWDQWAQRTVPVPMVTGHEFVGTVADVGSAVTEYKLGQRVSGEGHIVCGHCRNCRAGRGHLCRNTLGVGVNRPGSFGEYVAIPQHNVVPIPDDVPDEIAAIFDPLGNAVHTALSFDLVGEDVLVTGAGPIGIMGALVAQCVGARKVVITDINPTRLALAKKLGVHNVVDASKEKLADVMREEGMKEGFDVGLEMSGSAHAFRDMIDTMNNGGKIAILGIAPTGFEIDWNKVIFKMLHLKGIYGREMFETWYKMIALVQGPLDISGLITHRIGIDDYQAGFDAMRNGNSGKVVMDW, encoded by the coding sequence ATGTCCAACATGATGCGCGCCCTCGTCAAAGCTCGCCCTGAGCCCGGCATCTGGTTGGAACGCGTCCCGATCCCGGAGATTGGGCCGAACGATGTGCTGATCAAGGTCAAGAAGACGGCGATCTGCGGGACGGACGTCCACATCTACAATTGGGACCAGTGGGCGCAGAGAACCGTGCCGGTGCCGATGGTGACCGGCCACGAATTCGTCGGTACGGTCGCCGATGTCGGCTCCGCGGTGACGGAATACAAGCTCGGCCAGCGCGTGTCGGGCGAGGGGCACATCGTCTGCGGCCACTGCCGCAACTGCCGCGCGGGCAGGGGGCATCTGTGCCGCAACACGCTGGGTGTCGGCGTCAACCGGCCGGGCTCGTTCGGCGAATATGTCGCCATCCCGCAGCACAACGTCGTGCCGATTCCCGACGATGTGCCGGACGAGATCGCGGCGATCTTCGATCCGCTCGGCAATGCAGTCCACACGGCGCTCTCCTTCGATCTGGTGGGCGAGGATGTGTTGGTGACCGGCGCGGGGCCGATCGGCATCATGGGTGCGCTGGTCGCGCAATGCGTAGGGGCGCGGAAAGTTGTGATCACCGACATCAATCCGACCCGTCTCGCCTTGGCGAAAAAGCTTGGCGTCCATAATGTGGTCGATGCCTCGAAGGAAAAACTCGCCGACGTGATGCGCGAGGAAGGTATGAAGGAAGGGTTTGACGTCGGCCTCGAAATGTCCGGCTCGGCGCATGCCTTCCGCGACATGATCGACACCATGAACAATGGCGGCAAGATCGCCATCCTCGGCATCGCGCCGACCGGCTTCGAGATCGACTGGAACAAGGTCATCTTCAAGATGCTGCATCTCAAGGGCATCTATGGCCGCGAGATGTTCGAGACCTGGTACAAGATGATCGCGCTGGTGCAGGGGCCGCTCGACATCTCCGGCCTGATCACCCACCGCATCGGCATAGACGACTACCAGGCCGGCTTCGACGCCATGCGAAACGGCAATTCCGGCAAGGTGGTGATGGACTGGTGA